One genomic region from Gemmatimonadota bacterium encodes:
- the mnmA gene encoding tRNA 2-thiouridine(34) synthase MnmA: MLPNRVLVAMSGGVDSSVAAALLVERGYDVVGVTMKLFSDGSEVPDRPCCSLDSVNDARRVCERLGIPHYVLNMESRFGHDVMDDFVAEYVAGRTPIPCVRCNTFTKFRDLLHTADSIDAQWIATGHYARVRDGELLRGSDDAKDQTYFLWGIDRAVISRMILPVGEMTKSETRAIATRLGLTMVANKADSQEICFVPDGDYVKVIAQRAGADSPALQRGPIVHSGGRVLGEHDGYARFTVGQRRGLPGGFAEPLFVVAIRPEDRAVIVGPREELLGTGVAATEVNWLVETPPVPGDAVQVRIRHHSPLAHGVILRAGDGEVEIALDEAVVAISPGQSLVIYSGDRLLGGGFIASPRRARTELPLLVG; the protein is encoded by the coding sequence ATGCTACCGAATCGTGTCCTCGTCGCGATGTCGGGCGGCGTGGACTCCTCCGTCGCCGCCGCGCTGCTGGTGGAGCGTGGCTATGACGTAGTTGGCGTCACCATGAAGCTGTTCTCGGACGGGTCGGAAGTCCCCGATCGTCCGTGCTGCTCCCTCGATTCCGTCAACGATGCCCGGCGCGTTTGCGAGCGGCTTGGAATTCCGCACTACGTGCTGAATATGGAGAGCCGATTCGGCCACGATGTCATGGATGACTTCGTCGCGGAATACGTTGCCGGTCGCACGCCGATTCCATGCGTGCGCTGCAACACGTTCACCAAGTTCCGCGATCTGCTGCACACAGCTGACAGCATCGACGCACAGTGGATAGCGACCGGTCATTACGCGCGCGTGCGTGACGGTGAACTGCTGCGCGGAAGCGATGACGCGAAGGATCAGACCTACTTCCTCTGGGGGATCGATCGCGCGGTGATCTCGCGCATGATTCTCCCGGTCGGTGAAATGACCAAGAGCGAGACGCGCGCGATCGCGACGCGGCTGGGTCTCACGATGGTCGCCAACAAGGCCGACAGTCAGGAGATCTGCTTCGTTCCCGACGGTGATTACGTGAAGGTGATAGCACAACGCGCCGGCGCTGATTCTCCCGCGTTGCAGCGCGGCCCGATCGTGCACAGCGGCGGCCGCGTCCTGGGCGAGCACGATGGCTATGCGCGTTTCACGGTTGGACAGCGGCGCGGGCTGCCGGGCGGATTTGCGGAGCCGCTATTCGTCGTGGCGATACGTCCGGAGGACCGCGCCGTTATCGTCGGACCGCGCGAGGAGCTGCTCGGTACGGGTGTCGCTGCAACTGAAGTGAACTGGCTTGTGGAGACGCCGCCCGTTCCCGGCGATGCGGTGCAGGTACGCATCCGTCATCACTCGCCGCTCGCGCACGGCGTGATACTGCGCGCAGGAGATGGGGAAGTCGAGATCGCGCTCGATGAGGCTGTCGTCGCGATATCGCCCGGGCAGTCGCTCGTGATCTACAGCGGGGACCGGCTGCTAGGCGGCGGATTCATCGCTTCGCCACGGCGCGCACGCACGGAACTGCCGCTGCTGGTGGGATAG
- the dnaJ gene encoding molecular chaperone DnaJ → MAQTKDFYGVLGVSSSASQDEIKKAYRKLAKQYHPDANANDPKAAERFKEISEANNVLGDVEKRKQYDEMRRLGAFEGFSGARGGSPGGFSGGRPGAGPGAAGFDFSNVDIGGLGGLGDLFSSIFNQSGRGPAGAGGRGRAPERGQSVETQVEVPFRTAVTGGRIPVTLEVTEECQTCHGSGAAPSASMRICPECSGRGTVSFGQGGFAVNRPCPVCLGRGQVPSQPCPTCNGSGEVRTRKKVMITVPPGSDSGTKVRLKGQGGRGANGGPAGDLIVEFVVQPDRFFKREGLDLIASVPLNIAQATLGSRISVRTIDDKKVAIKIPSGTPSGKRFRVRGQGVQKGGEKGDLIVEVTIATPENLTEEQAKMMREFAEAGGLKY, encoded by the coding sequence GTGGCCCAGACGAAGGATTTCTACGGTGTGCTTGGTGTCTCGTCGAGCGCCTCGCAGGACGAGATCAAGAAGGCGTATCGCAAGCTCGCCAAGCAGTACCATCCCGACGCGAACGCCAACGATCCAAAGGCTGCGGAGCGTTTCAAGGAGATCTCCGAGGCGAACAACGTCCTCGGCGACGTCGAAAAGCGCAAGCAATACGACGAGATGCGCCGGCTCGGCGCGTTCGAAGGGTTCAGTGGAGCGCGGGGCGGCTCTCCTGGCGGCTTTTCGGGCGGTCGCCCAGGGGCAGGGCCCGGCGCGGCAGGATTCGACTTCAGCAACGTCGACATCGGCGGCCTGGGTGGTCTGGGCGATCTGTTCAGCTCGATCTTCAATCAATCCGGACGAGGACCGGCCGGCGCGGGCGGTCGCGGTCGCGCGCCCGAGCGCGGGCAGAGCGTCGAGACGCAGGTCGAGGTGCCGTTCCGCACCGCTGTGACCGGTGGCAGGATTCCGGTGACGCTCGAGGTTACGGAAGAATGTCAGACGTGCCACGGCAGCGGGGCTGCGCCGAGCGCATCGATGCGCATCTGCCCCGAGTGCTCGGGACGCGGCACTGTTTCGTTCGGCCAGGGCGGCTTTGCGGTGAATCGACCGTGTCCGGTCTGTCTGGGTCGGGGGCAGGTGCCGTCGCAGCCATGTCCGACATGCAACGGGAGTGGCGAGGTTCGCACTCGAAAGAAGGTGATGATCACCGTACCTCCCGGTTCCGACAGCGGCACCAAGGTGCGGCTCAAGGGTCAGGGCGGCCGCGGCGCAAATGGCGGCCCGGCCGGAGATCTCATCGTCGAATTCGTCGTACAGCCGGACCGTTTCTTCAAACGCGAAGGACTCGACCTCATCGCGTCCGTTCCGCTCAACATCGCGCAGGCAACGCTGGGATCGCGCATCAGTGTGCGCACGATCGATGACAAAAAGGTCGCGATCAAGATCCCCTCAGGCACTCCGAGCGGCAAGCGGTTTCGTGTGCGCGGCCAGGGTGTGCAGAAAGGCGGTGAGAAGGGCGATCTGATCGTCGAGGTAACGATTGCCACGCCAGAGAACCTGACGGAAGAGCAGGCAAAGATGATGCGCGAGTTCGCGGAGGCAGGCGGCCTGAAATACTAA
- a CDS encoding cysteine desulfurase family protein, whose amino-acid sequence MAQPPIYLDNAATTPVREEVFEAMRPFFGPKFGNPSSIHSFGREARAALDEARERLATCLGAHPDEVSFNSCGTEGDNTAVLCLWRAMRDSGRNAVVTTPIEHKAVLAAAHEVAHEGGEERILDVDSNGVVVDASFDEHVRDDVAVTSVMWVNNETGVIQDIPALAQRAKQRGVAFHTDAVQAFGKVAIDARTQPFDLLSISGHKIGAPKGIGALFIRRGTAFEPLIRGGSQDRGRRAGTENLAYVVGLATAAELAVAEREQHWKETEHMRDRLQALLLAAIPDAVVHSRGARRAPHVLNISVPGTDNESMLMALDLRGIACSGGSACQSGSVTPSHVLSALGVEPALANAAVRMSFGPINTEADVDRVAELFPKLVAKARSMAAA is encoded by the coding sequence ATGGCACAGCCTCCTATCTACCTCGACAACGCCGCAACCACTCCTGTACGCGAGGAAGTGTTCGAGGCGATGCGTCCGTTCTTTGGACCGAAGTTCGGCAACCCGTCCTCGATCCACAGCTTCGGCCGCGAAGCGCGTGCCGCCCTGGATGAGGCGCGCGAGCGCCTGGCCACCTGTCTCGGTGCGCACCCGGACGAGGTATCGTTCAACTCATGCGGCACGGAAGGTGACAACACCGCTGTTCTCTGCCTGTGGCGCGCGATGCGCGACTCGGGACGCAACGCAGTCGTCACAACGCCGATCGAGCACAAGGCTGTGCTTGCCGCCGCGCACGAAGTAGCGCACGAAGGCGGCGAGGAGCGCATTCTCGACGTCGATTCGAATGGAGTCGTCGTCGATGCGTCGTTCGACGAGCACGTTCGGGACGACGTCGCGGTAACGAGCGTGATGTGGGTCAACAATGAGACCGGCGTCATTCAGGACATCCCTGCTCTCGCGCAGCGCGCAAAGCAACGTGGCGTCGCGTTTCATACGGACGCTGTGCAGGCATTCGGCAAGGTCGCGATCGACGCTCGCACGCAACCGTTCGATCTCCTCTCTATCTCCGGCCACAAGATTGGCGCGCCCAAGGGCATTGGCGCGCTGTTCATTCGCCGGGGTACCGCGTTCGAGCCGCTGATTCGAGGCGGCTCGCAGGACCGCGGCCGCAGAGCCGGCACGGAGAACCTCGCATACGTTGTCGGTCTTGCGACGGCCGCCGAGTTGGCTGTGGCGGAACGCGAGCAGCACTGGAAGGAGACGGAGCACATGCGCGATCGCCTGCAGGCGTTGCTGCTGGCGGCCATTCCCGATGCAGTAGTGCACAGCCGTGGAGCGCGACGCGCCCCACACGTGCTGAACATCTCCGTTCCGGGTACCGATAACGAGTCGATGCTGATGGCGCTCGATCTGCGCGGCATCGCGTGCTCGGGCGGCAGTGCGTGTCAGAGTGGCAGCGTCACGCCGAGCCATGTACTGTCAGCGCTGGGCGTCGAGCCTGCGCTTGCAAATGCCGCGGTGCGGATGAGCTTCGGGCCGATCAACACCGAGGCCGATGTGGATCGCGTGGCCGAGCTGTTTCCAAAGCTTGTGGCGAAAGCCAGGTCGATGGCCGCGGCCTGA